From Sporosarcina sp. 6E9, a single genomic window includes:
- a CDS encoding ReoY family proteolytic degradation factor, with the protein MTAMVPVATKKEFVRWFLKRYKLKRRECVWILNYLLSHEQILQNVHFTDEAHYCPRAMIISTTKSESIPFRFYKGNLMTADAEKSFHDLRLHEDEKMYIQLNFPNNHSCPQYASVREENPFLPSYLQVSEMDRKTAERLVEESIAAMTKETLMKGINEALDTNDKERFITLSNLLNESKVKGNL; encoded by the coding sequence GTGACGGCCATGGTTCCTGTCGCTACGAAAAAGGAGTTTGTCCGGTGGTTTTTAAAGCGGTACAAATTAAAGCGTCGTGAATGTGTATGGATTTTGAATTATCTTCTCAGTCATGAACAAATTTTACAAAATGTTCATTTTACAGACGAAGCACATTATTGCCCGCGTGCTATGATCATTTCGACAACGAAATCAGAAAGTATTCCATTCCGATTTTATAAAGGGAATTTAATGACTGCTGATGCTGAAAAATCATTTCATGATTTACGACTTCACGAAGATGAAAAAATGTATATTCAATTAAATTTCCCGAATAATCATTCGTGTCCACAATATGCAAGTGTTCGGGAAGAAAATCCTTTTCTCCCATCGTATTTGCAAGTGAGTGAAATGGATCGTAAAACTGCTGAAAGACTAGTCGAGGAAAGTATTGCTGCAATGACTAAGGAAACATTGATGAAAGGCATCAATGAAGCGCTTGATACAAATGATAAAGAGCGTTTTATTACCCTTTCAAACTTATTAAATGAATCAAAAGTGAAGGGGAACTTGTGA
- a CDS encoding DUF2487 family protein, protein MNWNAKDMDTYMQQKEYIDTLLVPLLKLETNPENMKSSSSSTEFLMYLSTFMESQFKGRILLLPPFSYTQSMDLEIFAETLQQDINLMDFKHVFYLTTDSNWTSSKLDDVIWLPSIPLESMDKQLRQKIIEDQLRQVLPLLTKKWSD, encoded by the coding sequence GTGAATTGGAATGCAAAAGATATGGATACATACATGCAACAGAAGGAATATATTGATACTCTTCTTGTGCCGCTTCTAAAACTCGAAACAAATCCAGAAAACATGAAGAGCAGTTCGTCGTCAACAGAATTTCTTATGTATCTTTCTACTTTCATGGAAAGTCAATTCAAAGGTCGCATCTTGTTGTTGCCACCGTTTTCATATACGCAATCTATGGATTTAGAGATATTTGCAGAAACTTTACAACAAGATATAAACCTGATGGATTTTAAGCATGTATTTTATTTAACGACGGATTCGAATTGGACGTCAAGTAAGCTCGATGATGTAATTTGGTTGCCGTCTATACCATTGGAAAGTATGGACAAGCAGTTAAGACAAAAAATCATCGAAGATCAACTTAGACAAGTCTTGCCTCTACTGACAAAAAAATGGTCGGACTGA